In Natronococcus occultus SP4, the following proteins share a genomic window:
- a CDS encoding phosphatase PAP2 family protein encodes MSRSVGATELLREFLPEWTTLLFVALSYPGKLTLLVPVLGLFYLQDVGRTLRTGVPDGRALCSERTAYVLAVALGGLAFVVLIKGAFALPRTDPSLHAVSSSEHGFPSGHVMAAVSTWGAFALWTTRSTRVRRLLAASAVVAVVGFARLALGIHYLVDVPASVAFAVAYLGAIAWVARGDPRRAFLAAIVIAVLAVLVDAASTRALLSLVGTVGAVVGWRVLEAPPVRRRLRARFGGESTTPMSDGSRG; translated from the coding sequence ATGAGCCGCAGCGTCGGCGCGACCGAACTCCTCCGCGAGTTTCTCCCCGAGTGGACGACGCTGCTGTTCGTCGCGCTCTCCTACCCTGGGAAGCTGACGCTGCTTGTCCCTGTGCTCGGACTGTTCTACCTCCAGGACGTCGGGCGAACGCTCCGGACGGGAGTCCCCGATGGGCGAGCGCTCTGTTCCGAGCGGACCGCGTACGTCCTCGCGGTCGCGCTCGGGGGGCTCGCGTTCGTCGTCCTGATCAAGGGCGCGTTCGCGCTTCCCCGCACCGACCCCAGTCTGCACGCGGTGTCCTCGAGCGAGCACGGCTTCCCGAGCGGCCACGTCATGGCGGCGGTGAGCACCTGGGGTGCGTTCGCGTTGTGGACGACCCGTAGCACTCGCGTTCGGCGGCTGCTCGCTGCCAGCGCGGTCGTCGCCGTCGTCGGCTTCGCCCGACTCGCGCTCGGCATCCACTACCTCGTCGACGTCCCCGCCTCGGTCGCGTTCGCTGTCGCGTACCTCGGCGCGATCGCCTGGGTCGCTCGCGGCGACCCCCGACGGGCGTTTCTCGCGGCAATCGTGATCGCCGTCCTCGCGGTCCTCGTCGACGCCGCCAGCACGCGGGCGCTGCTCTCCCTGGTCGGCACCGTCGGCGCCGTCGTCGGCTGGCGCGTCCTGGAGGCGCCGCCGGTCCGTCGGCGGCTCCGGGCGCGGTTTGGCGGAGAGAGCACAACGCCTATGTCCGACGGCTCCCGCGGATGA
- a CDS encoding BGTF surface domain-containing protein, which yields MTSETSFREKGRAVFLAALMVMSVFAMSAAFAGGAAAEETEDVPDEIDADRYYEDLDALSDDGVLVGQEIAVGGFDEADGAEIREGFAGSDGDTVDTSSVEEVEIDGEDVGVVTFETDDLEDDDAYHVYVHGEYLNDEDELEENLEATFWASDDVITVEFDDDSVELNDDSDEATTDLIVDTDREEVDVYVSGELGNESVDDDDLEAIFGDDLNADDNEVLIEGVDSNIEADFSDQSSGDYEFTVEVADTTAEDTAEITVDEPADVDAQFDESTYEQNVGDVAEYEIEHTGTDNLTVEMTDEEEFYNATIEIEGVENEDNVTVQYNTYYAGQEDHSGDDVVTVLDDEGDELAVEDVTVTEELDGDESDTLDEGERLLPGDYELEVIPAVADDEDELDEEETDAAVLLLEERSTGDMNTWALAGDNFDAEDVELEDIEDSAVSTDSVADEDLLVVGVEASGIYGYAIDDGQWTDEGDVELDFTDTDEPRYGDADEFSLEDGDEVIVDEDEDRFFVVVEATEEYMDVDETWDVTFTVEDGNDYVDDDETADAQINIEEAFVELVGDQDEDDRFQIEADNESELTAETNLAPSTDGDFRLRTTSEVYTSDAEVDGDGLLTTTFDLSDHEDGDEIRTLRVNAGDDNQAEAEGVFVSAADDDEEMKDGFKIDADAPSEVTVDDDASLDVTVVNNNDEAGTATLEATVGDEEYTEELELDAGDSVTESFDFDTSEEAEIDWSVETGDDSDSGTLTVSDEDAANGENGANGENGANGENGANGENGANGDDANGADDGEDDDETVPGFGVAVAIVALLGAAMLATRRQN from the coding sequence ATGACAAGCGAAACTTCATTCCGCGAAAAGGGACGTGCAGTGTTCCTGGCCGCGCTGATGGTTATGTCTGTTTTCGCCATGTCCGCAGCGTTTGCGGGCGGGGCGGCTGCAGAGGAGACCGAAGACGTTCCAGACGAAATAGATGCTGACCGCTACTACGAAGACCTGGATGCCCTCAGCGATGACGGCGTCTTAGTCGGACAAGAGATCGCTGTCGGCGGCTTCGATGAAGCCGACGGTGCTGAGATCCGCGAAGGATTCGCGGGCAGTGACGGCGACACCGTCGACACCTCGAGCGTCGAAGAGGTCGAGATTGACGGTGAGGACGTCGGCGTCGTTACCTTCGAGACAGACGACCTCGAGGACGATGACGCGTACCACGTTTACGTCCACGGTGAGTACCTCAACGACGAGGACGAGCTTGAGGAAAACCTGGAAGCAACCTTCTGGGCATCTGACGACGTCATCACCGTTGAGTTCGACGACGACTCCGTCGAACTCAACGACGACTCCGACGAGGCCACCACTGACCTTATCGTTGACACTGACCGCGAAGAGGTCGATGTCTACGTGAGCGGTGAACTCGGAAACGAGTCCGTCGACGATGACGACCTCGAAGCGATCTTCGGGGACGACCTCAATGCCGATGACAACGAAGTCCTGATCGAGGGCGTCGACTCGAACATCGAGGCTGACTTCTCTGACCAGAGCTCCGGCGACTACGAGTTCACGGTCGAGGTCGCTGACACGACGGCCGAGGATACGGCTGAGATCACGGTCGACGAGCCGGCCGATGTTGACGCTCAGTTCGACGAGTCCACCTACGAGCAGAACGTCGGTGACGTCGCCGAGTACGAAATCGAACACACCGGCACCGACAACCTCACGGTCGAGATGACCGACGAGGAAGAGTTCTACAACGCCACCATCGAGATCGAGGGCGTTGAGAACGAGGACAACGTGACGGTGCAGTACAACACGTACTACGCGGGTCAGGAAGACCATAGCGGTGACGACGTCGTGACCGTTCTCGACGACGAAGGCGACGAGCTGGCTGTCGAGGACGTAACTGTCACGGAGGAACTCGACGGTGACGAGAGCGACACCCTCGACGAGGGTGAGCGCCTCCTCCCCGGTGACTACGAGCTTGAAGTCATCCCGGCCGTTGCGGACGACGAGGATGAACTCGACGAAGAAGAAACTGACGCCGCGGTCCTCCTCCTCGAGGAGCGATCGACCGGTGACATGAACACGTGGGCCCTCGCGGGTGACAACTTCGATGCCGAGGACGTTGAACTCGAGGACATCGAAGACTCCGCAGTCTCCACCGACTCCGTTGCTGACGAGGACCTCCTCGTTGTCGGTGTCGAAGCGTCCGGTATCTACGGCTACGCGATCGATGACGGTCAGTGGACCGATGAAGGCGACGTCGAACTCGACTTCACCGACACTGACGAGCCACGCTACGGCGACGCTGACGAATTCAGCCTCGAAGACGGTGACGAGGTCATCGTTGACGAGGACGAGGACCGATTCTTCGTCGTCGTTGAGGCAACCGAGGAGTACATGGACGTTGACGAGACCTGGGACGTGACGTTCACGGTCGAAGACGGTAACGACTACGTTGACGACGACGAGACCGCTGACGCCCAGATCAACATTGAGGAAGCCTTCGTCGAACTCGTCGGCGACCAGGACGAGGACGACCGCTTCCAGATCGAAGCTGACAACGAGTCCGAGCTGACCGCCGAGACGAACCTCGCGCCCAGCACGGACGGTGACTTCCGCCTCCGTACGACCTCCGAGGTCTACACCTCCGACGCCGAGGTCGACGGTGACGGCCTGCTGACGACGACCTTCGACCTCAGCGACCACGAGGACGGTGACGAGATCCGAACCCTCCGCGTGAACGCTGGCGACGACAACCAGGCTGAGGCCGAGGGTGTCTTCGTCTCCGCTGCTGACGACGACGAGGAGATGAAGGACGGCTTCAAGATTGACGCCGACGCTCCGTCCGAGGTTACCGTTGACGACGACGCTAGCCTCGACGTGACCGTCGTGAACAACAACGACGAGGCCGGCACCGCGACGCTCGAGGCCACCGTCGGTGACGAGGAGTACACCGAGGAGCTCGAGCTCGACGCCGGTGACTCCGTGACCGAGTCCTTCGACTTCGACACCAGCGAGGAAGCTGAGATCGACTGGTCCGTCGAAACCGGTGACGACAGCGACTCCGGTACGCTGACCGTCAGCGACGAGGACGCGGCGAACGGTGAGAACGGCGCCAACGGCGAGAACGGTGCCAACGGCGAGAACGGTGCCAACGGTGAGAACGGCGCCAACGGCGACGACGCCAACGGTGCTGACGACGGCGAGGACGACGACGAGACCGTGCCCGGATTCGGTGTCGCCGTCGCCATCGTCGCTCTGCTCGGCGCCGCCATGCTCGCGACCCGCCGCCAGAACTAA
- a CDS encoding OBG GTPase family GTP-binding protein, translating to MGLEDDIEEIEEEIANTPYNKSTEAHIGRLKSKLAEKKEKLENQQSGSGGGGGYSVEKHGDATVALVGFPSVGKSSLLNSLTNAESETGSYEFTTLDVNPGMLNHRGANIQLLDVPGLIEGAASGKGDGQQVLAVVRNADLIVFVLSVFEIDQYDRLQEELYDINIRVDEEPPRVTVRPKIKDGIKITSSADQDLDEETISDVLRDQGYVNADLNLQENVSIDRLIDGLMDNREYIPSITCVNKVDLIDPDYKEQVDDQLRERGLDPEAEVTFISAEAEKGLDALKDRIWENLGLIRVYMDKPGRGVDWEEPLVIEEGSTVGEAIEKLGGEMENRFRFARVSGPSATHDEQQVGTDHVLEDEDVLKLILRR from the coding sequence ATGGGGCTCGAGGACGATATCGAGGAGATCGAAGAGGAGATCGCCAACACGCCCTACAACAAGTCGACCGAGGCCCACATCGGTCGGCTGAAGTCCAAGCTCGCAGAGAAGAAGGAGAAGCTCGAAAACCAGCAGTCGGGCTCAGGGGGTGGTGGCGGCTACTCCGTAGAGAAACACGGCGACGCGACGGTCGCGCTCGTCGGCTTCCCGAGCGTCGGCAAATCGTCGTTACTGAACTCGTTGACCAACGCCGAGAGCGAGACGGGCTCCTACGAGTTTACGACGCTCGACGTCAACCCGGGAATGCTCAACCACCGCGGGGCGAACATCCAGCTGCTCGACGTCCCCGGACTGATCGAGGGGGCGGCGTCCGGGAAGGGCGACGGCCAGCAGGTGCTGGCGGTCGTTCGCAACGCCGACCTGATCGTCTTCGTGCTCTCGGTGTTCGAGATCGACCAGTACGACCGCCTCCAGGAGGAGCTGTACGACATCAACATCCGCGTCGACGAAGAGCCCCCGCGGGTGACGGTCCGTCCGAAGATCAAAGACGGGATCAAGATCACCTCGAGCGCCGACCAGGACTTAGACGAGGAGACGATCTCGGACGTGTTGCGCGACCAGGGCTACGTCAACGCCGACCTGAACCTCCAGGAGAACGTCTCGATCGATCGGCTGATCGACGGGCTGATGGACAACCGAGAATACATCCCCTCGATCACCTGCGTCAACAAGGTCGATCTGATCGACCCCGACTACAAGGAGCAGGTCGACGACCAGCTCCGTGAACGCGGGCTCGACCCCGAGGCGGAGGTCACCTTCATCAGCGCCGAGGCCGAGAAGGGACTCGACGCGCTCAAAGACCGCATCTGGGAGAACCTCGGGCTCATCCGAGTGTACATGGACAAACCGGGACGGGGCGTCGACTGGGAGGAGCCGCTCGTGATCGAGGAGGGCTCGACCGTCGGCGAGGCCATCGAAAAACTCGGTGGCGAGATGGAAAACCGGTTCCGCTTCGCCCGCGTCAGTGGCCCCAGCGCCACCCACGACGAACAGCAGGTCGGCACCGACCACGTCCTCGAGGACGAGGACGTCCTGAAGCTCATCTTGCGCCGGTAG
- a CDS encoding TIGR00341 family protein has protein sequence MRLLQVLVPDEKRDDALRVLDDEGLDYVRTSECSDDVDAELVTLPVPTQAVDHVLSSLREVGIEDEFIVVSAIETARTPRIQELEERFVNGREEDDSISRAEIRSKALNMTPGPVTYYVMTLLSAIVATAGLLLDSPAIVVGSMVIAPQISAALTGTVGLVLDDRQMFVDGVSAMVVGLIVAMLGAFAFAWLVRSGGVVPGTIDITAIEQVQNRISPGLLALVVGVCAGAAGAFGLATAIPVSLVGVMIAAALIPAAAAVGIGLAWGHIGVAIGAFVLVAVNATSILLAGLVVFWYLGYRPDGWTRGNLRANVTKDRLGTVAVMALISVVVLAGSGVVLGQHVAFESEVNDEVRSVLDDDEYEELELVELETEFYDSGMISDETGVTVVVRRPADVPYPDLATTIEATLEAQTDHEVSVILEFIEGAAADG, from the coding sequence ATGCGATTGCTCCAGGTGCTCGTTCCCGATGAGAAACGGGACGACGCACTGCGGGTTCTCGACGACGAAGGGCTCGACTACGTCCGTACCAGTGAGTGTAGCGACGACGTCGACGCCGAACTCGTCACGCTTCCGGTCCCGACACAGGCCGTCGACCACGTCCTCAGCTCGCTTCGTGAGGTCGGTATCGAGGACGAGTTCATCGTCGTCTCCGCGATCGAGACTGCTCGGACGCCGCGGATTCAGGAACTCGAGGAACGGTTCGTCAACGGTCGCGAGGAGGACGACAGTATCTCCAGAGCGGAGATCCGGTCGAAGGCGCTGAATATGACGCCGGGACCGGTCACCTACTACGTCATGACCCTGCTGAGCGCGATCGTGGCGACAGCAGGGTTACTGCTCGACTCGCCGGCGATCGTCGTCGGCTCGATGGTGATCGCACCCCAGATCAGCGCGGCCCTGACCGGGACCGTCGGCCTCGTCCTCGACGACCGCCAAATGTTCGTCGACGGTGTGTCGGCGATGGTGGTCGGACTGATCGTCGCCATGCTCGGGGCGTTCGCGTTCGCCTGGCTGGTCCGGTCCGGCGGCGTCGTTCCGGGTACCATCGATATCACGGCGATCGAGCAGGTACAGAACCGAATCTCGCCGGGGCTGCTCGCGCTCGTCGTCGGCGTCTGTGCCGGCGCCGCGGGTGCGTTCGGCCTCGCGACGGCGATTCCAGTCTCGCTGGTCGGCGTGATGATTGCCGCCGCCCTCATCCCGGCAGCCGCGGCGGTCGGAATCGGGCTCGCCTGGGGGCACATCGGCGTCGCGATCGGCGCGTTCGTTCTGGTTGCGGTCAACGCCACGTCGATCCTGCTCGCTGGCCTCGTCGTCTTCTGGTATCTCGGCTATCGGCCAGACGGGTGGACCCGCGGCAACCTCCGGGCGAACGTCACCAAAGACCGGCTCGGTACGGTCGCTGTCATGGCACTCATCAGTGTCGTGGTGCTGGCCGGTTCCGGCGTCGTGCTCGGACAGCACGTCGCCTTCGAAAGCGAGGTCAACGACGAAGTTCGGTCAGTACTCGACGACGACGAGTACGAGGAGCTCGAACTGGTCGAACTCGAGACGGAGTTCTACGACAGCGGGATGATCAGCGATGAGACAGGGGTGACCGTTGTCGTTCGGCGCCCGGCCGACGTCCCGTACCCCGACCTTGCGACGACCATCGAGGCCACACTCGAGGCCCAGACCGATCACGAGGTGTCCGTCATCCTCGAGTTTATCGAGGGAGCGGCTGCGGACGGATAG
- a CDS encoding metal-dependent hydrolase has product MIAVADVLTHVLAGYVLGMVLAFRYDWMGPAHVTIVMVGALAPDFVKAEIFLPDGLMQYLLGIPFSWAPLHTLGGTIVLGLLTALLLAPEYRRQALVLFLLGAASHHVLDVALITPSGEAYAVFWPLLEYRPPAGGLYLSSDRWPAVVAGLASVAVWALHRYRGSRDEIP; this is encoded by the coding sequence GTGATCGCGGTGGCTGACGTCCTCACCCACGTGCTGGCGGGCTACGTGCTGGGAATGGTGCTTGCCTTCCGCTACGACTGGATGGGGCCGGCCCACGTCACGATCGTCATGGTCGGCGCGCTCGCGCCCGACTTCGTGAAAGCCGAGATCTTCCTGCCCGACGGCCTAATGCAGTACCTCCTGGGGATCCCCTTCTCCTGGGCGCCGTTGCACACGCTCGGCGGAACGATCGTCCTCGGGCTGTTGACGGCGCTGTTGCTCGCGCCCGAGTACCGCCGGCAGGCGCTCGTGCTCTTTTTGCTCGGCGCCGCCTCCCACCACGTGCTGGACGTCGCGCTCATCACCCCGTCGGGGGAGGCCTACGCCGTCTTCTGGCCCCTGCTGGAGTATCGTCCGCCCGCGGGCGGGCTCTACCTGAGCAGCGACCGCTGGCCCGCCGTGGTCGCGGGACTTGCGTCCGTCGCGGTGTGGGCGCTCCACCGGTACCGCGGTTCTCGAGACGAAATTCCGTAG
- a CDS encoding VOC family protein, which yields MDGTLDHVMLRVGDLEESLDWYQTHLEYEEKDRHEGDGFTIVYLGPEEMGEDEAMLELTHNEGEDVELGDAWGHIAVRVPEGELEDHYEQLMEEGVEDYRDPESCGGRYAFVTDPDGHEVEIVQRDPEQGGTWSLDHTMIRVEDADDALGFWTRKFEYEHTGRWESDSFANYFMKPEDAGEEAMAVELTYNYDGRSYEFGDAWGHLCVRMDDLEDDWDQLMTREAEDYRDPESNDNMYAFTKDQDGHEIELLERDPDADSLFPF from the coding sequence ATGGACGGTACGCTCGATCACGTCATGCTTCGCGTCGGCGATCTGGAGGAGTCGCTGGACTGGTACCAGACCCACCTCGAGTACGAGGAGAAAGACCGCCACGAGGGCGACGGCTTCACCATCGTCTACCTCGGCCCCGAGGAGATGGGTGAGGACGAGGCGATGCTCGAGCTTACCCACAACGAGGGCGAGGACGTCGAGCTCGGCGACGCCTGGGGTCACATCGCCGTCCGCGTGCCGGAGGGCGAACTCGAGGACCACTACGAGCAGCTGATGGAGGAGGGCGTCGAGGACTATCGCGACCCCGAATCTTGTGGCGGCCGATACGCCTTCGTGACGGATCCCGACGGCCACGAGGTCGAGATCGTCCAGCGCGATCCCGAGCAAGGCGGGACCTGGTCGCTGGATCACACCATGATTCGCGTCGAGGACGCCGACGACGCACTCGGCTTCTGGACCCGCAAGTTCGAGTACGAACACACCGGTCGCTGGGAGTCGGATTCGTTCGCGAACTACTTCATGAAACCCGAGGACGCCGGCGAGGAGGCGATGGCCGTCGAGCTTACCTACAATTACGACGGCCGCAGCTACGAGTTCGGCGACGCCTGGGGTCACCTCTGTGTCCGCATGGACGACCTCGAGGACGACTGGGACCAGCTGATGACCCGCGAAGCGGAAGACTACCGTGACCCCGAGAGCAACGACAACATGTACGCCTTCACGAAAGACCAAGACGGCCACGAGATCGAGCTGCTCGAGCGCGATCCCGACGCCGACTCGCTGTTCCCGTTCTGA
- a CDS encoding FAD-dependent oxidoreductase, with translation MSEQPRVEIYTKDQCPYCDKAKDLFDSKGVEYETYNVTGDDELFEEMVERADGRKTAPEVFIDDELIGGWDQTSALDETGELDEKLGLVTDGGSDAPTGHRDEGGAAAEAVEHRKLIIAGTGIAGLTAAIYAGRGDNDPLVIEGDEPGGQLTLTTDVANYPGFPDGIGGPELVNNMKEQAKQFGAELENGIIESVERVDSQNAPRSGGADQRPFRVELTNGDVYTADAVIAASGASARTLGVPGEDELMGYGLSTCATCDGAFFRDEDMLVVGGGDAAMEEATFLTKFADTVYIAHRREEFRAEQYWVDRVHEKVEDGEIEIMKNTELVEIHGSQEEGVDHVTLVENEKGHPTDRLDDPETNEFEFDVGAVFYAIGHTPNTEYLEGTGVRMDDEGYLRTQGGDGGGQTETDVPGIFGAGDVVDYHYQQAVTAAGMGSKAALDVDEYLEDVERAESSAETETVAADD, from the coding sequence ATGAGTGAGCAGCCACGCGTCGAGATCTATACGAAGGATCAGTGTCCCTACTGTGACAAGGCCAAGGACCTCTTCGACAGCAAGGGCGTCGAGTACGAGACCTACAACGTCACCGGCGACGACGAACTGTTCGAGGAGATGGTCGAGCGCGCCGACGGCCGCAAGACCGCTCCCGAAGTGTTCATCGACGACGAACTGATCGGCGGCTGGGACCAGACGAGCGCCCTCGACGAAACTGGCGAACTCGACGAGAAGCTCGGGCTCGTCACCGACGGTGGGAGCGATGCGCCGACGGGGCATCGAGACGAAGGCGGCGCAGCCGCCGAAGCCGTCGAACACCGCAAACTGATCATTGCCGGCACGGGGATCGCCGGCCTCACCGCGGCGATCTACGCGGGACGGGGCGACAACGATCCACTCGTCATCGAGGGCGACGAGCCCGGCGGCCAGCTCACACTCACTACCGACGTCGCCAACTACCCCGGCTTCCCCGACGGGATCGGCGGCCCCGAGCTCGTCAACAACATGAAAGAGCAGGCCAAGCAGTTCGGCGCCGAGCTCGAAAACGGGATCATCGAGAGCGTCGAGCGCGTCGACTCCCAGAACGCGCCCCGTTCCGGTGGCGCCGACCAGCGGCCGTTCCGCGTCGAGCTCACGAACGGCGACGTCTACACCGCAGACGCCGTGATCGCCGCCTCCGGCGCCTCGGCCCGGACGCTGGGCGTCCCGGGCGAGGACGAACTCATGGGCTACGGGCTCTCGACGTGTGCGACCTGCGACGGCGCCTTCTTCCGCGACGAGGACATGCTCGTCGTCGGCGGCGGCGACGCCGCCATGGAGGAGGCGACCTTCCTCACGAAGTTCGCCGACACCGTCTACATCGCCCACCGCCGCGAGGAGTTCCGCGCCGAACAGTACTGGGTCGACCGCGTCCACGAAAAGGTCGAGGACGGCGAGATCGAGATCATGAAAAACACGGAACTGGTCGAGATCCACGGCTCCCAGGAGGAGGGCGTCGATCACGTTACGCTGGTCGAAAACGAGAAGGGCCACCCGACCGATCGACTCGACGACCCCGAGACGAACGAGTTCGAGTTCGACGTCGGCGCCGTCTTCTACGCGATCGGCCACACGCCGAACACGGAGTACCTCGAAGGAACGGGCGTTCGGATGGACGACGAGGGGTATCTGCGCACCCAGGGCGGCGACGGCGGCGGCCAGACCGAGACCGACGTTCCCGGTATCTTCGGTGCCGGCGACGTCGTCGACTACCACTACCAGCAGGCCGTCACCGCCGCGGGCATGGGCAGCAAGGCCGCACTCGACGTCGACGAGTACCTCGAGGACGTCGAGCGGGCCGAGTCGAGCGCCGAGACCGAGACCGTCGCGGCCGACGACTGA
- a CDS encoding DUF357 domain-containing protein: MAADLEEKTDRYGELLAEALEAATVAPPPETPMADAAEDCYEMATSYLEDGRHFREQDDPVNALASFSYGHAWLDAGARVGLFEVPTDGHLFTVE; the protein is encoded by the coding sequence ATGGCCGCTGACCTCGAGGAGAAGACGGACCGGTACGGCGAACTGCTCGCGGAGGCACTGGAGGCGGCGACGGTCGCGCCGCCGCCGGAGACGCCGATGGCAGACGCCGCCGAGGACTGCTACGAGATGGCTACCTCCTACCTCGAGGACGGGCGCCACTTTCGGGAGCAGGACGACCCGGTGAACGCACTCGCGTCGTTCTCGTACGGTCACGCCTGGCTCGATGCAGGTGCCCGTGTCGGGCTGTTCGAGGTACCGACGGACGGCCATCTCTTCACCGTCGAGTAG
- a CDS encoding Na+/H+ antiporter NhaC family protein: MSEFGILSLLPPLLAIVLAVVTRRPMLSLFLGVWSGAIIYTESLGIGQTFDWIVGAIIADEGFHVQILLFTILLGSGVALIWRLGGATAVRNWATSRLESQRTVGLTAWVLGMLMFFDDYANTAIVGSTMREISDQFRISREKLSYIVDSTAAPVATIGLSSWVAFQLSLIAGAYEDLGVDGEAPTAFETFVWSIPYNTYALLAIAMVGIVVYTRRDFGEMLDAEHRSWKRGLVSREDATPLQEVEKDLGKPIDDRPMLRTFFAPVVVLIAVTLAGAFWTGYEAWTAEQAEEGAPTAIGAAAEEVGLIQVLVDIVGAGDFAGALVWGSFAMVVAAIAIGVVYDLFDVGDGVDTVIDGFRLMATAVTILVLAWAISDVAEALGTGDFVAGYVGDAIPLELLPIVVLFVAAFVAFTMGSSWATMGIVTPIAIQIVYELTGSFDLMPVVVGAVFSGAIFGDHTSPISDTSVLSSTFTGADLIDHVRTQFYYAATVMTVVVVCYLLYGYLGLSPAIFLPIGLGVLAGLVYGLSELDARRKGVRPIAAEADRPEDGSSDDAE; this comes from the coding sequence ATGTCTGAGTTCGGGATACTATCGCTGCTACCGCCGTTGCTGGCGATCGTGCTCGCGGTCGTCACGCGGCGACCGATGCTCTCGCTGTTTCTCGGCGTCTGGTCGGGTGCGATCATCTACACCGAGAGCCTCGGCATCGGACAGACCTTCGACTGGATCGTCGGTGCAATCATCGCCGACGAGGGCTTTCACGTCCAGATCCTGCTGTTTACGATCCTGCTCGGCTCGGGCGTCGCGTTGATCTGGCGGCTCGGCGGTGCGACCGCGGTTCGTAACTGGGCGACCAGCCGCCTCGAGAGCCAGCGTACGGTCGGGTTAACGGCATGGGTGCTGGGGATGCTCATGTTCTTCGACGACTACGCCAACACGGCGATCGTCGGCTCCACGATGCGCGAGATCTCCGATCAGTTCCGGATCTCCCGGGAGAAGCTCTCCTACATCGTCGACTCGACGGCCGCGCCCGTCGCGACGATCGGGCTCTCGAGCTGGGTCGCCTTCCAGCTCTCGCTGATCGCGGGCGCCTACGAGGACCTCGGCGTCGACGGCGAGGCGCCGACGGCGTTCGAGACGTTCGTCTGGTCGATCCCGTACAACACCTACGCGCTGCTCGCGATCGCGATGGTTGGGATCGTCGTTTACACGCGACGGGACTTCGGCGAGATGCTCGACGCCGAACACCGCTCGTGGAAACGCGGGCTCGTCAGCCGCGAGGACGCCACCCCGCTCCAGGAGGTCGAGAAGGACCTCGGGAAGCCGATCGACGACCGTCCGATGCTGCGGACGTTCTTCGCGCCCGTCGTCGTCCTCATCGCGGTCACCCTCGCCGGCGCCTTCTGGACCGGGTACGAGGCCTGGACCGCCGAGCAGGCCGAGGAGGGGGCGCCGACGGCGATCGGCGCCGCCGCCGAGGAGGTGGGGCTGATCCAGGTCCTCGTCGATATCGTCGGCGCCGGGGACTTCGCCGGCGCGCTCGTCTGGGGCTCGTTCGCCATGGTCGTCGCCGCGATCGCGATCGGCGTCGTCTACGACCTCTTCGACGTCGGCGACGGCGTCGACACCGTCATCGACGGCTTCCGGCTGATGGCGACGGCGGTGACGATCCTCGTCCTCGCGTGGGCGATCAGCGACGTCGCGGAGGCGCTCGGCACGGGTGACTTCGTCGCGGGGTACGTCGGCGACGCCATCCCGCTCGAGCTGCTGCCGATCGTCGTCCTGTTCGTCGCGGCCTTCGTCGCGTTCACGATGGGATCGTCGTGGGCGACGATGGGGATCGTCACGCCGATCGCGATCCAGATCGTCTACGAGCTGACCGGCTCGTTCGACCTGATGCCCGTCGTCGTCGGCGCCGTCTTCTCGGGAGCGATCTTCGGCGACCACACCTCGCCGATCTCCGATACGTCCGTGCTGTCCTCGACGTTCACCGGGGCGGACCTGATCGACCACGTGCGCACGCAGTTTTACTACGCCGCGACCGTCATGACCGTCGTGGTGGTCTGTTACCTGCTCTATGGCTACCTCGGGCTCTCGCCCGCGATCTTCCTGCCGATCGGGCTCGGCGTCCTCGCCGGGCTCGTCTACGGGCTCTCGGAGCTCGACGCGAGACGCAAGGGCGTCCGACCGATCGCCGCCGAGGCCGACCGCCCCGAGGACGGCTCGTCCGACGACGCCGAGTAG